Proteins from one Cellulosilyticum lentocellum DSM 5427 genomic window:
- a CDS encoding BMC domain-containing protein: MNRSIGALEFRSISKGIEISDQIVKKANVEIIYCRTICPGKFLIIVTGDEGAVDEAIDHGKSQVARILVDSFKLHAVSPVIIDAFKNKYVTKEIIDAIGVVETNKVCTGIVALDRVLKASDVRLIKMQLAQCISGRLVFTITGPVSSIEYGFLEIKNILSENEYSNTAIIPSPSKEIKKYLI; encoded by the coding sequence ATGAATAGAAGCATAGGTGCACTTGAATTTAGGAGTATTAGTAAAGGAATTGAGATTTCTGACCAAATAGTAAAAAAGGCAAATGTTGAAATTATTTATTGTAGAACCATTTGCCCTGGTAAATTTTTAATTATTGTAACAGGAGATGAGGGCGCGGTAGATGAGGCTATTGATCATGGAAAGAGCCAAGTTGCTAGAATTTTAGTAGATAGTTTTAAACTACATGCAGTATCTCCTGTTATTATAGATGCTTTTAAAAATAAGTATGTAACTAAGGAAATAATAGATGCAATAGGTGTTGTAGAAACTAATAAGGTTTGTACGGGAATTGTAGCACTGGACCGCGTTTTAAAAGCTAGTGATGTTAGACTTATTAAAATGCAATTAGCACAATGTATTAGTGGCAGATTAGTTTTTACTATAACAGGTCCTGTTAGTAGTATTGAATATGGTTTCTTGGAAATTAAGAACATATTAAGTGAGAATGAGTATTCCAATACAGCTATTATTCCATCTCCCAGTAAGGAGATTAAAAAATACTTAATCTGA
- a CDS encoding EutN/CcmL family microcompartment protein — translation MEIGRVIGRVWATKKDEQLNGQKFLVLKILLEQGKEKPELIVAADIIGAGVGDLVLVVRGGSARYAVGNPDCPIDSAVVGIVDSIEVEENE, via the coding sequence ATGGAAATAGGCAGGGTTATAGGGCGTGTATGGGCCACTAAGAAGGATGAACAGTTAAATGGTCAGAAATTCCTTGTTCTTAAGATACTTCTAGAACAAGGAAAGGAAAAACCAGAGCTTATTGTAGCAGCAGATATTATTGGTGCAGGAGTAGGTGATTTGGTGTTAGTGGTAAGAGGTGGTTCTGCACGTTATGCAGTAGGTAATCCGGATTGTCCTATTGATTCAGCCGTTGTTGGTATAGTGGATTCTATAGAGGTAGAGGAAAATGAATAG
- the eutD gene encoding ethanolamine utilization phosphate acetyltransferase EutD yields the protein MSASVDQLVDTIVQALKKQLFIEVEASGRHVHLSRQDIDTLFGVGYKLTPVKELSQPGQYASAERVTISGPKGTLKNVVVLGPERKASQVEISLTDALVLGIKAPIRQSGDITGTPEITISNGDKQVKLSQGLIVAKRHMHITPEDANRFHVTDGEIVKVKVFGVRPLIFDDLVVRVSKDFRTYIHIDYDEANACGFTKGTLGMIIK from the coding sequence ATGTCAGCATCAGTAGACCAATTAGTAGACACCATAGTACAAGCCTTAAAAAAGCAATTATTTATTGAAGTAGAAGCTTCCGGTAGACACGTGCATCTTTCGAGACAAGATATAGATACATTATTTGGTGTAGGCTATAAGCTTACACCTGTGAAGGAATTATCTCAGCCAGGACAATATGCCTCTGCTGAACGTGTTACGATTTCTGGGCCCAAGGGAACTTTGAAAAATGTAGTAGTATTAGGTCCAGAAAGAAAAGCATCTCAGGTAGAAATTTCTCTAACAGATGCCCTAGTTCTAGGAATTAAAGCACCTATTAGGCAAAGTGGAGATATTACAGGAACACCTGAGATTACAATAAGTAATGGAGATAAGCAGGTAAAGCTTTCACAAGGACTTATTGTAGCTAAAAGGCATATGCATATTACCCCAGAGGATGCAAATAGGTTCCATGTAACAGATGGTGAGATTGTGAAAGTAAAAGTTTTTGGAGTAAGACCACTCATCTTTGATGATTTAGTAGTACGTGTAAGTAAGGATTTTAGAACATATATCCATATTGACTATGATGAAGCCAATGCATGTGGTTTTACTAAAGGCACCTTAGGTATGATTATTAAATAA
- a CDS encoding cobalamin adenosyltransferase yields the protein MSVLTENDVRQMLASGQLKEKGQIVVPRNKIITPSARAYLLEKGIEMKIEDNLIGEVTKVSEEQMASDRTEVYETMFGAKLNEKPEHMTHLRDNLLVFKDHPRIVFRGAIDSLEAEIVMTQIFAEKEHLPQIIADLEEIIKFIRRLLRNEVCGEPIGEFTLQGLDAKELREHSHHPSKYYGIKHFLPHYKQGEMVAYLNKLRTLTRQTELIAYKAFKDEYGQVSREDIIKSLNRLSSLFWVMMFKYLAGKYKANV from the coding sequence GTGTCCGTATTAACAGAAAATGATGTAAGGCAAATGCTTGCAAGTGGACAGCTAAAAGAAAAGGGTCAAATAGTTGTACCACGTAATAAAATTATTACACCTTCAGCTAGAGCTTATTTATTAGAAAAAGGTATTGAAATGAAGATAGAGGATAATCTCATAGGAGAAGTGACAAAGGTGAGTGAAGAGCAGATGGCAAGCGATCGAACAGAGGTTTATGAGACTATGTTTGGTGCTAAATTAAATGAAAAACCTGAGCATATGACACACCTTAGAGACAATCTATTGGTATTCAAAGATCATCCTCGCATTGTTTTTAGAGGTGCGATAGATAGCTTAGAAGCAGAAATAGTTATGACACAGATTTTTGCAGAAAAAGAGCATTTGCCACAGATAATAGCAGACCTTGAAGAAATTATTAAGTTCATTAGAAGGTTATTAAGAAATGAAGTGTGTGGTGAACCAATAGGTGAATTTACGCTGCAAGGTCTAGATGCTAAAGAACTTAGAGAACACTCCCATCATCCAAGCAAATATTATGGTATCAAGCATTTTTTACCTCATTATAAACAAGGAGAAATGGTAGCTTATCTTAATAAACTGAGGACTTTAACACGTCAAACAGAGCTTATTGCCTATAAAGCTTTTAAAGACGAGTATGGGCAAGTGAGCAGAGAAGATATTATTAAGTCTTTAAACCGTTTATCCTCATTATTCTGGGTTATGATGTTTAAATACTTAGCAGGCAAATATAAAGCTAACGTATAA
- the eutM gene encoding ethanolamine utilization microcompartment protein EutM — MANTNALGMIETKGLVGAIEAADAMVKAANVALVGKEQIGGGLVTVMVRGDVGAVKAATDAGAAAAERVGELISVHVIPRPHSEVDVILPHSHAQA; from the coding sequence ATGGCAAATACAAATGCATTAGGAATGATTGAAACAAAAGGTTTAGTTGGCGCAATTGAAGCAGCTGATGCAATGGTAAAAGCAGCCAATGTTGCTTTAGTTGGTAAAGAGCAAATTGGAGGTGGCCTTGTAACTGTTATGGTAAGAGGAGATGTGGGTGCTGTAAAAGCAGCTACAGATGCAGGAGCAGCAGCAGCAGAAAGAGTAGGCGAACTCATCTCTGTGCATGTTATTCCAAGACCTCATTCAGAAGTTGACGTTATCTTGCCACATAGTCATGCACAAGCATAA
- a CDS encoding acetaldehyde dehydrogenase (acetylating), with protein MELIDKDLQSIQEVRNLLIEAQKAQEVLSTFSQCQIDKIVKAIADAGAANAEKLAKMANEETGFGRWQDKVIKNIFGSKGIYEAIKDQKTIGILRDNKEEKILDIGVPVGVIAGIVPSTNPTSTIMYKTLISIKAGSCIVFSPHPSARNCIKETVDILTRAAEAAGCPKGAISTITLPTLHATQELMKHPNTKLILATGGPGMVKSAYSSGTPAIGVGAGNGPAFIDKSADVKLAVKRIIDSKTFDNGTICASEQSVIVERCMEEKVIAEFKAQGGYFLDEQENKQLARFILRANGTMNPQIVGKSVEHIAKLAGLTKVPSAARVLIGREINVGHEYPYSREKLAPILAFYVEENVDAVLKKSQEILHLEGKGHTFCMHANDEELVKHFSLHIPASRILVNTMGSLGGVGGTTNLFPALTLGCGAVGGSSSSNNIGPMDLINIRRVAYGIKEIETLRQEAGVGCSSSNIGNSCCEKNLVDEIVRRIMKELI; from the coding sequence ATGGAACTAATAGATAAAGACTTACAATCCATTCAAGAGGTTAGAAACCTTTTAATAGAAGCACAAAAAGCGCAAGAGGTATTATCTACCTTTAGTCAATGTCAAATCGATAAGATTGTAAAAGCTATTGCAGATGCAGGAGCTGCCAATGCTGAAAAGTTAGCAAAGATGGCAAATGAAGAAACAGGTTTTGGACGTTGGCAAGATAAAGTAATCAAAAATATCTTTGGATCAAAAGGTATTTATGAAGCTATCAAAGATCAAAAGACAATTGGTATTTTAAGAGACAACAAAGAAGAAAAAATCTTAGATATAGGTGTACCTGTAGGGGTTATTGCAGGGATTGTACCATCTACTAACCCTACTTCTACAATTATGTACAAAACACTTATTTCCATTAAAGCAGGTAGCTGTATTGTTTTTTCTCCACACCCAAGTGCGAGAAACTGTATTAAAGAAACAGTAGATATATTAACAAGAGCAGCAGAAGCAGCAGGTTGTCCAAAAGGAGCAATCTCCACTATTACGCTTCCAACTTTACATGCAACACAAGAGCTTATGAAACATCCTAATACTAAACTGATTTTAGCAACTGGTGGACCGGGTATGGTAAAATCTGCTTATTCTTCAGGAACGCCAGCTATTGGAGTAGGTGCAGGAAATGGACCAGCTTTTATTGATAAAAGTGCAGATGTTAAATTAGCTGTTAAACGCATTATAGATTCCAAGACATTTGATAATGGTACCATTTGTGCTTCAGAACAATCTGTCATCGTTGAAAGATGTATGGAAGAAAAAGTAATTGCTGAGTTTAAAGCTCAAGGTGGCTATTTCTTAGACGAACAAGAAAATAAACAACTAGCCAGGTTTATCCTAAGGGCCAATGGTACAATGAACCCTCAAATTGTAGGAAAGAGTGTAGAACACATTGCTAAACTAGCAGGACTTACTAAAGTACCAAGTGCAGCGCGTGTACTGATTGGAAGGGAAATAAATGTTGGTCATGAATATCCTTATTCAAGAGAAAAGTTAGCACCTATCCTTGCCTTTTATGTAGAAGAAAATGTAGATGCTGTGCTTAAGAAATCACAAGAAATCCTTCATTTAGAAGGAAAAGGACATACTTTCTGTATGCATGCTAATGATGAGGAGCTAGTAAAACATTTTTCACTCCATATTCCAGCATCACGTATTTTAGTTAATACCATGGGTTCATTAGGTGGTGTTGGTGGTACAACTAACTTATTCCCAGCACTTACCTTAGGTTGTGGTGCAGTAGGTGGTAGCTCATCCTCTAATAACATTGGCCCTATGGATCTTATTAATATTAGGCGCGTGGCTTATGGAATAAAGGAAATAGAAACATTGAGACAAGAAGCCGGAGTTGGTTGTTCTTCGTCAAATATTGGTAATAGCTGTTGTGAGAAGAATTTAGTAGATGAAATCGTAAGAAGGATTATGAAAGAGTTAATATAA
- a CDS encoding BMC domain-containing protein — protein MMQALGLIEVIGYPAAIEAADAALKASNVQLSGVSKVGSGIMTVQLFGDVGAITAAVQAGGEAAERIGKVRATHVIPRVDESLIGKVIQSSTIKANKKNSEEGRLKQQAAPDNLEYTVPQEPSILSTDTDSKLEESTTEDIVSAEDLSKKSNTELRALIKALGINVPIKQLKEAKKSELIKMITEARK, from the coding sequence ATGATGCAAGCACTAGGCCTTATAGAAGTAATCGGATATCCTGCTGCAATAGAAGCAGCGGATGCCGCATTAAAAGCTTCTAATGTTCAACTAAGTGGTGTGTCAAAGGTTGGCAGCGGCATTATGACAGTACAACTTTTTGGAGATGTAGGAGCAATCACAGCAGCAGTACAAGCAGGTGGTGAAGCAGCTGAGAGAATTGGTAAGGTTAGGGCAACTCATGTTATTCCAAGGGTAGATGAAAGCCTGATTGGAAAAGTTATACAATCAAGTACTATCAAAGCTAATAAGAAAAACAGTGAGGAAGGCCGACTAAAACAGCAAGCAGCACCAGATAACTTAGAGTATACAGTGCCTCAGGAGCCGAGTATATTAAGCACAGATACAGATTCAAAATTAGAAGAGAGTACTACTGAAGACATAGTAAGTGCTGAGGACCTTAGTAAAAAAAGTAATACTGAGCTGAGAGCACTTATTAAGGCTTTGGGGATCAATGTGCCTATCAAGCAATTAAAAGAAGCTAAAAAGTCAGAGCTGATTAAGATGATAACTGAGGCTAGAAAATAA
- the eutL gene encoding ethanolamine utilization microcompartment protein EutL has protein sequence MKNDKVRANVLGVRVISNVSPELAAKLELGPKHKSIGIITADSDDVTYTALDEATKDADVEVVYARSMYAGAGNASTKLAGEVIGIIGGPSPAEVRSGLKAALDFFGSDACFISANEDDSIVYYAHTVSRTGSYLSKVAGVEEGEPLAYLIAPPMEAIYGLDAAMKAADVKLVEFFGPPSETNFGGGLLTGTQSACHAACAAFAEAIKAVADNPRDY, from the coding sequence ATGAAAAACGATAAAGTGCGAGCTAATGTACTTGGTGTGCGTGTCATTTCCAATGTTAGTCCAGAGCTTGCAGCAAAATTAGAATTAGGACCAAAGCATAAAAGTATAGGAATCATCACAGCTGACAGTGATGATGTGACGTATACTGCATTAGATGAAGCCACTAAAGATGCAGATGTTGAAGTCGTGTATGCACGTTCTATGTATGCAGGAGCAGGTAATGCTTCTACAAAACTAGCAGGTGAAGTGATTGGTATTATTGGTGGACCAAGCCCAGCAGAGGTAAGAAGTGGTCTTAAAGCTGCTTTAGACTTTTTTGGGTCAGATGCTTGTTTTATAAGTGCTAACGAAGATGATTCTATTGTCTATTATGCGCATACAGTATCTCGTACAGGTTCATATCTGTCTAAGGTAGCAGGTGTTGAAGAAGGGGAGCCACTTGCTTATTTAATTGCTCCTCCAATGGAAGCGATATATGGACTTGATGCTGCAATGAAAGCGGCAGATGTAAAATTAGTGGAATTCTTTGGGCCACCTTCGGAGACAAACTTTGGCGGAGGACTGCTCACAGGAACTCAATCTGCATGTCATGCCGCATGTGCTGCATTTGCTGAAGCTATAAAAGCTGTAGCAGATAACCCAAGGGATTATTAA
- the eutC gene encoding ethanolamine ammonia-lyase subunit EutC, with translation MNEQDLRKMVEQLVEQMVGKDTNEVGSSVTIPTTPAASVVQAASSETKTTTIDPNGCIPDITKIDIKKQFLVEHAKDKDGYLAMKAKTPARLGVGKAGARYKTITMLRVRADHAAAQDAVFNDVSEDFVKKNNFVFVKTLCKDKDEYLTRPDLGRRFGPEELEIIKKTCGNNPKVLIVVGDGLSSSAIEANVEDAIPAIKQGLQMYGITVPDILFIKYARVGAMDAIGEVTGADVICMLVGERPGLVTAESMSAYIAYKPKHGLPEAKRTVISNIHKGGTTAVEAGAHAAELIKTMLDKKASGIDLK, from the coding sequence ATGAACGAACAAGATTTAAGAAAAATGGTAGAACAACTAGTAGAACAAATGGTTGGAAAAGATACTAATGAAGTAGGTAGCAGTGTGACTATCCCAACCACACCAGCTGCATCAGTTGTACAAGCAGCAAGTAGTGAAACAAAAACAACTACTATTGATCCTAATGGATGTATCCCTGACATTACTAAGATTGATATTAAGAAGCAATTTCTAGTAGAGCATGCAAAGGATAAAGATGGTTATTTAGCAATGAAAGCTAAAACGCCAGCTAGACTAGGTGTAGGTAAAGCGGGTGCAAGATATAAAACAATTACAATGCTACGTGTAAGAGCAGACCATGCTGCTGCCCAAGATGCAGTTTTTAATGATGTATCAGAAGACTTTGTTAAAAAGAATAATTTCGTTTTCGTAAAAACCCTATGTAAAGATAAAGATGAATATTTAACTAGACCTGATTTAGGAAGAAGATTTGGACCAGAGGAGCTAGAGATTATTAAGAAAACCTGTGGGAATAATCCAAAGGTATTAATAGTGGTAGGTGATGGCCTATCTTCTTCAGCTATTGAAGCAAACGTAGAAGATGCTATCCCAGCTATTAAACAAGGTTTACAGATGTATGGCATTACTGTACCAGACATCCTATTTATAAAATATGCCAGAGTTGGAGCTATGGATGCTATTGGCGAGGTAACTGGAGCAGATGTTATTTGTATGTTAGTTGGTGAAAGACCTGGTCTTGTAACTGCTGAATCCATGTCAGCTTATATAGCCTACAAGCCTAAACATGGTTTACCAGAAGCTAAGAGGACGGTTATTTCTAATATACACAAAGGTGGTACCACAGCAGTAGAAGCAGGTGCTCATGCAGCAGAATTAATTAAAACTATGTTAGATAAAAAAGCATCTGGTATCGACTTAAAGTAG